The following proteins are co-located in the Clostridiales bacterium genome:
- a CDS encoding 30S ribosomal protein S12, whose amino-acid sequence MPTINQLVRQGRTSAIKKSTSPALLKGLNSIKRVPTDTEAPQKRGVCTSVKTVTPKKPNSALRKVARVRLSNGIEVTAYIPGIGHNLQEHSVVLIRGGRVKDLPGVRYHIIRGTLDTAGVAKRNQARSKYGAKRPKAAKK is encoded by the coding sequence ATGCCTACAATCAATCAGTTGGTTCGTCAAGGAAGAACAAGTGCGATTAAGAAGTCAACGTCCCCTGCTCTGTTAAAAGGCCTGAACTCAATTAAGAGAGTTCCTACCGATACAGAAGCACCTCAGAAGAGAGGCGTTTGCACTTCTGTAAAAACTGTTACTCCTAAGAAACCGAACTCCGCGCTGAGAAAAGTAGCGAGAGTACGTCTGTCCAACGGTATCGAAGTAACGGCTTACATTCCTGGTATTGGTCACAACCTTCAGGAACACAGCGTCGTTCTGATCAGAGGCGGAAGAGTCAAAGACCTTCCTGGAGTAAGATACCACATTATCAGAGGAACTCTTGATACTGCTGGTGTAGCAAAGAGAAACCAGGCTCGTTCCAAATATGGAGCAAAGAGACCTAAAGCTGCTAAGAAATAA
- the rpsG gene encoding 30S ribosomal protein S7, which translates to MPRKGNIPKREVLPDPVYGSVVVAKLINSIMLDGKKGVAQSIVYDAFETIKKNTGEEPLDVFEKAMNNIMPVLEVKARRVGGANYQVPIEVRSDRRQTLGIRWLTKYIRARGEKTMAERLAKELLDASNNTGATVKKKEDTHKMADANRAFAHYRW; encoded by the coding sequence GTGCCAAGAAAAGGTAATATACCAAAGAGAGAAGTACTTCCAGATCCAGTTTACGGAAGTGTTGTTGTAGCAAAGCTGATCAACAGCATCATGTTAGACGGAAAAAAGGGAGTAGCGCAGTCAATTGTATATGACGCGTTTGAAACAATTAAGAAGAATACAGGAGAGGAACCTCTTGATGTATTTGAAAAGGCTATGAACAACATCATGCCTGTCCTTGAAGTAAAGGCCAGACGTGTTGGAGGTGCCAACTATCAGGTTCCTATCGAAGTTAGATCTGACAGACGTCAGACACTGGGAATCAGATGGCTTACAAAATATATCCGCGCCAGAGGTGAAAAAACCATGGCCGAGAGACTTGCTAAGGAACTTCTGGATGCTTCGAATAACACTGGAGCAACCGTGAAGAAGAAGGAAGATACCCACAAGATGGCGGATGCGAATAGAGCATTTGCACATTACAGATGGTAA
- the fusA gene encoding elongation factor G yields MPRQFPLEKTRNIGIMAHIDAGKTTTTERILFYTGKTHKLGEVHEGAATMDWMEQEQERGITITSAATTAQWKDTRINIIDTPGHVDFTVEVERSLRVLDGAVTVLCAKGGVEPQSETVWRQAEKYGVPRMIFVNKMDIMGADFFRVVGMVKDRLKANAVPIQLPIGSEDSFVGIVDLVEMNAEIYKDDLGKEFDVVDIPENLKEMAAEARHNLMEAVAESDEELLMKYLEGEELSKTEVKSAIRKMTVAGKLIPVICGSSYRNKGVQMLLDAVVDYMPSPVDIPAIKGVLPDSETEDTRPADDKGPFSALAFKIMADPFVGKLAFFRVYSGTLKSGSYVYNSTKDKKERIGRILQMHANRREDIEEVYSGDIAAAVGLKDTTTGDTLCDENQAIILESMEFPDPVIEIAIEPKTKAGQQKMGLGLAKLAEEDPTFKTYTNEETGQTIIAGMGELHLEIIVDRLLREFKVEANVGKPQVSYKETISGTADVDHKYAKQSGGRGQYGHVKIRVYPRDPGAGYEFKNAVVGGAIPKEYISKVDDGIREAMQNGPLAGYQVVDVGVELYDGSYHEVDSSEMAFKIAGSMAFREAAKKAKPVLLEPIFKIEVTVPEDYMGDVIGDISSRRGRIEGTDMNFGAVAVRGFVPLSEMFGYATDLRSRTQGRGVYVMQFDHFEKLPDSLVEKLNK; encoded by the coding sequence ATGCCTAGACAATTCCCGCTTGAGAAAACCAGAAACATTGGCATCATGGCGCATATTGACGCCGGAAAGACCACAACCACAGAGAGAATTCTGTTCTACACAGGAAAAACCCATAAGCTTGGCGAAGTTCATGAAGGCGCAGCTACTATGGACTGGATGGAGCAGGAGCAGGAGAGAGGTATCACTATTACCTCTGCTGCTACAACGGCGCAATGGAAAGATACTCGAATCAATATAATTGATACACCCGGCCACGTTGACTTTACCGTAGAGGTAGAAAGATCACTGAGAGTCCTGGATGGAGCTGTTACTGTTCTATGTGCGAAAGGCGGAGTTGAACCTCAGTCAGAAACCGTTTGGAGACAGGCAGAGAAGTATGGTGTACCCCGGATGATTTTCGTCAACAAGATGGATATCATGGGTGCGGACTTCTTCCGCGTTGTTGGTATGGTAAAAGACAGACTGAAGGCCAATGCTGTGCCAATTCAGCTGCCTATCGGCTCGGAAGACAGCTTTGTCGGAATTGTAGATCTGGTTGAAATGAATGCAGAAATCTACAAGGACGATCTGGGAAAAGAGTTTGACGTCGTGGATATCCCAGAAAATCTTAAGGAGATGGCAGCCGAGGCGAGACACAATCTGATGGAGGCGGTAGCGGAATCAGATGAAGAACTGCTCATGAAGTATCTTGAGGGCGAAGAACTCTCAAAAACTGAAGTGAAAAGCGCCATCAGAAAGATGACTGTTGCAGGAAAATTGATTCCCGTTATCTGCGGATCATCCTACAGAAACAAAGGTGTTCAGATGCTTTTGGATGCAGTCGTAGATTATATGCCATCACCAGTAGACATTCCCGCAATTAAGGGAGTGCTTCCAGATTCAGAAACAGAGGATACAAGACCTGCTGATGACAAAGGTCCATTTTCAGCTCTTGCTTTCAAAATTATGGCCGATCCCTTTGTGGGAAAACTTGCATTCTTTAGAGTATATTCCGGAACACTGAAATCGGGTTCCTATGTTTATAACTCAACAAAGGATAAGAAGGAAAGAATCGGAAGAATCCTGCAGATGCATGCAAACAGAAGAGAAGATATCGAAGAAGTCTACTCTGGTGATATTGCAGCAGCAGTAGGACTGAAGGATACAACAACCGGAGATACTTTGTGTGATGAAAATCAAGCAATCATACTGGAGTCTATGGAATTCCCTGATCCGGTTATTGAAATCGCCATCGAACCTAAGACCAAAGCCGGACAGCAAAAGATGGGTCTTGGCTTAGCAAAGCTGGCAGAAGAAGATCCTACTTTCAAAACCTATACCAATGAAGAAACAGGCCAGACGATTATTGCCGGTATGGGAGAACTTCACTTGGAAATCATCGTAGATCGTCTTCTGCGTGAATTCAAAGTTGAAGCAAACGTAGGTAAGCCGCAGGTATCCTATAAAGAAACTATTTCTGGAACAGCGGATGTGGATCACAAATATGCGAAGCAGTCTGGTGGACGCGGTCAGTATGGTCACGTTAAAATCAGAGTTTATCCGAGAGATCCTGGAGCTGGTTATGAATTCAAGAATGCAGTTGTCGGAGGTGCGATTCCTAAGGAATACATTTCAAAAGTCGATGATGGTATTCGTGAAGCAATGCAGAACGGACCTCTTGCAGGATATCAGGTTGTTGACGTCGGCGTAGAACTCTATGATGGTTCTTACCACGAAGTTGACTCCTCTGAAATGGCCTTCAAAATTGCCGGATCCATGGCATTCAGAGAAGCTGCTAAGAAAGCGAAGCCTGTACTTCTTGAACCGATCTTTAAGATTGAGGTCACTGTGCCTGAAGACTATATGGGCGACGTAATCGGTGATATCAGCTCCAGAAGAGGAAGAATCGAAGGAACTGATATGAACTTTGGAGCAGTTGCAGTCAGAGGGTTTGTGCCTCTTTCTGAAATGTTCGGATATGCTACCGATCTGAGATCCAGAACACAGGGTCGAGGAGTCTATGTTATGCAGTTTGACCACTTCGAGAAGCTGCCGGATAGCTTAGTAGAGAAGCTGAACAAATAA
- the tuf gene encoding elongation factor Tu → MAKAKFERNKPHVNIGTIGHVDHGKTTLTAAITKTLYQRYGLGQMVAFDQIDKAPEERERGITIATAHVEYETPNRHYAHVDCPGHADYVKNMITGAAQMDGAILVVAATDGPMPQTREHILLSRQVGVPYIVVFLNKCDMVDDDELLDLVEMEVRELLDVYEFPGDDTPIIRGSALEALNNPEGPWGDKIVELFDAVDSFIPEPERPTDKPFLMPVEDVFSITGRGTVATGRVERGILKVSDEVEIVGLAEASRKVVVTGVEMFRKLLDQAQAGDNIGALLRGVQRTDIERGQVLAKPGSIKPHTKFTSQVYVLKKEEGGRHTPFFNGYRPQFYFRTTDVTGNLNLPEGVEMCMPGDNIQMEIELISPIAIEEGLRFAIREGGRTVGSGVVAKIVE, encoded by the coding sequence ATGGCAAAAGCTAAATTTGAAAGAAACAAGCCCCATGTTAATATCGGGACAATCGGTCACGTAGACCATGGCAAGACCACATTGACAGCGGCAATCACAAAGACCTTATACCAGAGATACGGACTCGGCCAGATGGTAGCCTTCGACCAGATCGACAAGGCACCAGAAGAAAGAGAAAGAGGTATCACCATCGCAACTGCGCACGTAGAGTACGAAACACCGAACAGACACTATGCGCACGTTGACTGCCCCGGACATGCTGACTATGTAAAGAACATGATCACAGGAGCAGCGCAGATGGACGGAGCAATCCTTGTAGTAGCAGCAACAGACGGACCAATGCCGCAGACAAGAGAGCACATCCTGCTGTCCAGACAGGTAGGCGTACCATACATCGTAGTATTCCTGAACAAATGTGACATGGTAGACGATGATGAGCTTCTTGACCTTGTAGAAATGGAAGTAAGAGAACTTCTTGACGTATATGAATTCCCTGGCGATGACACACCAATCATCAGAGGATCCGCACTGGAAGCATTAAATAATCCAGAAGGCCCATGGGGAGATAAGATTGTTGAACTGTTTGATGCAGTAGACAGCTTTATTCCAGAGCCAGAAAGACCAACCGACAAGCCATTCCTGATGCCTGTTGAGGATGTATTCTCCATCACAGGAAGAGGAACAGTAGCAACAGGAAGAGTCGAAAGAGGAATCCTGAAGGTATCCGACGAAGTAGAAATCGTAGGACTTGCAGAAGCATCAAGAAAAGTAGTTGTAACAGGCGTAGAAATGTTCAGAAAGCTTCTTGATCAGGCACAGGCTGGAGACAACATCGGAGCACTGCTTCGTGGTGTACAGAGAACTGACATCGAAAGAGGTCAGGTACTTGCAAAGCCGGGCAGCATCAAGCCCCACACAAAGTTCACTTCCCAGGTATACGTATTGAAGAAGGAAGAAGGCGGAAGACATACACCGTTCTTTAACGGATACAGACCGCAGTTCTACTTCAGAACAACAGACGTAACAGGAAACCTGAACTTACCAGAAGGCGTAGAAATGTGTATGCCTGGAGACAACATCCAGATGGAAATCGAGCTGATCAGCCCGATCGCTATCGAAGAAGGACTGAGATTCGCCATCAGAGAAGGTGGAAGAACAGTAGGTTCCGGCGTTGTAGCTAAGATCGTCGAGTAA
- a CDS encoding lactate utilization protein, whose protein sequence is MESKKAANKLKIDTVIKNLEKRGMEGHYCQTSEEAVELILSMIPDKTIVSWGGSATLNELGVKGKLAERDLEIIDPYSTSDSAESMERRRRGLLSDYYLMSTNALTMDGELVNIDGTSNRVAALCFGPKNVIVVAGANKLAIGLDDAFTRAKLSAAVPNNVRLKRNNPCTITGTCNNCLSKDCICCNIVTTRYCGTPGRIQVILVNEELGY, encoded by the coding sequence ATGGAAAGCAAAAAAGCTGCCAATAAGCTGAAGATAGATACAGTCATTAAAAATCTGGAAAAGCGGGGAATGGAAGGTCATTACTGTCAAACGAGCGAAGAGGCAGTGGAATTAATTTTGTCGATGATACCAGACAAGACCATTGTGTCCTGGGGCGGATCTGCAACACTGAATGAATTGGGAGTGAAGGGAAAGCTGGCGGAAAGAGATCTCGAAATCATAGATCCCTACAGTACTTCTGACTCTGCCGAATCCATGGAACGCAGGAGAAGAGGTCTTCTTTCAGATTATTATCTTATGAGCACCAATGCTCTTACCATGGATGGTGAGCTGGTAAATATCGATGGCACAAGCAATCGAGTTGCAGCTCTGTGTTTCGGACCTAAAAATGTTATCGTGGTAGCTGGTGCAAACAAATTGGCAATAGGTCTGGACGATGCGTTTACCAGAGCAAAGCTTAGTGCAGCAGTTCCCAACAATGTCAGACTAAAAAGGAATAATCCATGTACCATAACAGGAACCTGCAACAACTGCCTTTCTAAAGACTGTATCTGCTGCAACATTGTGACAACAAGATATTGCGGCACTCCAGGCAGAATTCAGGTTATACTAGTCAACGAAGAATTAGGATATTAA
- a CDS encoding response regulator, with protein MTKARVVVVDDSPFSVGMISNILIEKGYEVVGSANSLSGALETIRRVSPDIVTMDMTMPGADGIECTMAIHEEAPHIKVIIISSMMDDEIVRKAKKAKVSGYLQKPVDADELALLIERIQASEELFVELDGVYYSVFKEALNETCCKFFQASPNFRQELKINDEKVSRGVSAVLGIIGRYGGRMLLDLSEDTARRLAFHILRQEDLDHEQVVDAIAEIANIVAGNACSLLNRANPIYGFRVAPPTVVYGESIRISKLGLSTVSSVIAETAFGDLYMNVGFSRSEEHE; from the coding sequence ATGACAAAAGCAAGAGTAGTTGTTGTTGATGATTCTCCATTTTCTGTAGGAATGATCAGTAACATTCTCATAGAAAAGGGCTATGAAGTGGTAGGAAGTGCCAATTCTCTCAGCGGTGCGCTGGAGACGATCAGGAGGGTGTCTCCGGACATCGTTACCATGGACATGACGATGCCGGGAGCAGATGGCATTGAATGTACTATGGCGATCCATGAAGAAGCGCCACATATCAAAGTCATCATTATCAGTTCTATGATGGATGATGAAATTGTAAGAAAAGCAAAAAAAGCTAAGGTTTCCGGCTATCTGCAAAAACCTGTGGATGCTGATGAACTAGCACTTCTCATTGAGCGAATTCAGGCAAGTGAAGAACTGTTTGTTGAACTGGATGGAGTATACTATTCAGTTTTTAAAGAGGCTTTAAACGAAACTTGCTGTAAATTCTTTCAAGCATCTCCGAATTTCCGTCAAGAACTTAAGATCAATGACGAAAAGGTTTCAAGAGGTGTATCCGCTGTTCTAGGTATCATCGGAAGATATGGCGGGAGGATGCTTCTGGATCTGTCAGAGGATACCGCACGCCGGCTGGCGTTCCATATTCTCAGGCAAGAGGATCTGGATCATGAACAGGTTGTTGATGCAATCGCAGAAATCGCCAACATCGTAGCAGGCAATGCTTGTTCCCTGCTCAATCGTGCAAACCCAATCTATGGTTTTCGGGTTGCACCCCCGACAGTTGTATACGGAGAATCCATTCGTATTTCAAAATTAGGATTAAGCACGGTATCTTCAGTAATCGCAGAGACAGCGTTTGGAGATTTGTATATGAATGTAGGATTTAGCAGGAGCGAGGAACATGAGTAA
- a CDS encoding chemotaxis protein CheX, translating into MSKEYIKAFSEAVSNILSQFGMTEISLQEIQGCGKNIDASGVVCIVGVFGDLTGNVIFSMTEEGAKGIASCMMGGMEIDAFDELAQSAISELGNMLAANACIGLSELGFEADISTPTLMQGIFTLSGNYEKAERIAMDAGGYDFDVIVSVERRGQK; encoded by the coding sequence ATGAGTAAAGAATATATCAAGGCATTCTCTGAGGCAGTATCAAACATACTGTCCCAATTTGGCATGACGGAAATTAGCCTGCAGGAGATACAAGGCTGCGGAAAGAACATTGATGCGTCAGGCGTAGTCTGTATTGTTGGTGTGTTTGGCGATCTGACAGGAAACGTCATCTTCTCAATGACTGAGGAGGGGGCAAAAGGAATTGCTTCCTGTATGATGGGCGGAATGGAAATTGATGCGTTCGATGAACTTGCACAGAGTGCGATTTCAGAATTAGGAAATATGCTGGCGGCAAATGCTTGTATCGGACTGTCTGAACTAGGCTTTGAAGCAGACATTTCTACTCCAACCTTGATGCAGGGCATTTTCACATTAAGCGGAAACTACGAAAAAGCAGAACGCATCGCTATGGATGCAGGCGGATACGATTTTGACGTCATCGTTTCGGTGGAGAGACGAGGACAAAAATAA
- the rpsJ gene encoding 30S ribosomal protein S10, giving the protein MSEQQKIRIKLKAYDHKTLDQSAAKIVDTAKKTGADVSGPIPLPTEKQVITILRAVHKYKDSREQFEQRTHKRLIDITNTTPKTVDALMKLDLPAGVDIEIKL; this is encoded by the coding sequence ATGAGCGAACAACAAAAAATCAGAATCAAGCTGAAGGCTTATGATCACAAAACTTTGGATCAGTCCGCAGCGAAGATCGTTGACACTGCGAAGAAGACCGGAGCAGATGTATCCGGACCGATTCCGCTGCCAACAGAGAAGCAGGTCATCACAATCTTGAGAGCCGTTCACAAGTACAAGGACAGCAGAGAGCAGTTCGAACAGAGAACGCACAAGAGACTCATCGACATCACAAACACGACGCCCAAGACTGTTGACGCGCTGATGAAGCTCGACTTACCGGCTGGTGTTGATATCGAAATCAAATTATAA
- a CDS encoding 50S ribosomal protein L3 produces the protein MKTILGKKIGMTQIFSETGESIPVTVIEAGPAVVTQIKSVETDGYNAVQIGYGDVKEQRMNKPEKGHFAKWQAPLKKHLTEIRLDEGETYEANQVITVADFEIGKKLDVTGVSKGKGTQGNIKRHGHHRGPMTHGSKHKRLAGALAAGTYPSRVFKGNKGPGRMGRDTVTVQNVVLVKVIEDRNLMLVKGAVPGAKGGLLRIQYAVKGQDK, from the coding sequence ATGAAAACAATTTTAGGAAAAAAAATCGGAATGACTCAGATTTTTTCCGAAACTGGGGAATCGATTCCGGTTACTGTGATTGAAGCAGGCCCGGCAGTCGTTACTCAAATCAAGTCTGTTGAAACAGACGGATACAACGCAGTACAGATTGGTTACGGCGATGTGAAAGAGCAGAGAATGAACAAGCCTGAAAAAGGACACTTTGCTAAGTGGCAGGCTCCGCTCAAGAAGCATCTTACAGAAATCAGACTGGATGAAGGCGAAACCTACGAAGCAAATCAGGTGATCACCGTTGCCGATTTCGAAATAGGCAAGAAGCTGGATGTAACAGGCGTTTCCAAGGGTAAAGGAACTCAGGGTAACATCAAGAGACATGGACACCACAGAGGACCCATGACTCACGGTTCCAAGCACAAGAGACTTGCCGGAGCACTCGCTGCTGGTACTTATCCTTCCAGAGTATTCAAGGGCAACAAAGGCCCCGGAAGAATGGGACGTGATACGGTAACTGTGCAGAACGTGGTTCTTGTAAAGGTCATTGAAGACAGAAACCTGATGCTTGTAAAAGGCGCAGTTCCCGGTGCTAAGGGTGGCCTGCTCCGCATACAATACGCAGTTAAAGGTCAGGACAAATAG
- the rplD gene encoding 50S ribosomal protein L4: protein MAKVTMLNMAGAEAGTIELKDEIFGIEINQYAVHEVVKNYLANQRQGTQSAKTRAEVRGGGRKPFRQKGTGRHRQGSSTDPSQIGGGIVFAPKPRDYRYTVSKKLKRLALKSALSSKVEEKEIIVLDSLSFAEPKTKEMIKVLANVKAAKKALIVMAEKDENVIKSAANIPGVRTALVGTMNVYEIINYTSFIVTKDAINKIEEVYA, encoded by the coding sequence ATGGCAAAAGTAACTATGCTGAACATGGCCGGAGCAGAAGCCGGTACCATCGAATTAAAAGACGAGATCTTTGGAATCGAAATAAATCAGTACGCTGTACATGAAGTTGTCAAGAACTATCTTGCAAATCAGAGACAGGGAACCCAGTCAGCCAAGACAAGAGCTGAAGTCAGAGGCGGCGGAAGGAAACCTTTCAGACAGAAGGGAACTGGACGTCACAGACAGGGAAGCTCAACGGATCCATCTCAGATCGGCGGCGGAATCGTATTCGCGCCAAAGCCGAGAGATTACAGATATACCGTATCCAAGAAATTAAAGAGACTTGCATTAAAGTCCGCTTTATCCTCAAAGGTGGAGGAAAAAGAAATTATCGTACTTGACTCCCTTTCCTTTGCTGAACCAAAGACAAAGGAAATGATCAAAGTACTTGCAAACGTAAAGGCTGCTAAAAAAGCCCTTATCGTAATGGCAGAAAAGGATGAAAACGTAATCAAGTCCGCTGCCAACATCCCCGGAGTTAGAACTGCTCTTGTAGGCACAATGAACGTGTATGAGATCATCAATTATACAAGCTTCATCGTGACGAAAGATGCGATCAACAAGATTGAGGAGGTGTATGCATAA
- a CDS encoding 50S ribosomal protein L23 — translation MTTAYDIIIKPVISERSMDDAANKKYTFKVATSANKTQVKHALEEIFGVEVEKVNIMNVQGKVKRMGKNVGRTAASKKAIVTLTAKSKEIEFFQGL, via the coding sequence ATGACAACCGCCTACGACATTATTATTAAGCCAGTTATTTCCGAAAGATCCATGGATGACGCGGCGAATAAAAAATATACCTTCAAGGTTGCTACCAGCGCAAACAAAACTCAGGTGAAGCACGCACTGGAAGAAATCTTCGGAGTAGAAGTAGAAAAAGTAAACATTATGAATGTTCAAGGTAAAGTAAAGAGAATGGGAAAAAACGTGGGAAGAACGGCAGCATCCAAAAAAGCCATCGTAACCCTTACAGCAAAGAGTAAGGAAATCGAATTCTTCCAAGGTCTGTAA
- the rplB gene encoding 50S ribosomal protein L2, whose translation MGIKKYNPTTPGLRGMTVSTFEEITTSTPEKSLTVTLKKNAGRNVRGKITVRHRGGGTRAKYRIIDFKRTKDGIPGTVSTIEYDPNRSANIALIVYADGEKRYIIAPNKLKVGDVLVSGVDADIKIGNALPVKNIPVGTIIHNIELKPGKGGQMVRSAGNGAQLMAKEGNYASVRLPSGEVRRIRIECRATIGEVGNLDHENIKIGKAGRKRHMGIRPTVRGSVMNPNDHPHGGGEGKTGIGRVSPVTPWGKPALGYKTRKKNKPSNQYIVKKRNEK comes from the coding sequence ATGGGAATTAAAAAGTATAATCCGACCACTCCTGGATTAAGAGGAATGACGGTTTCAACTTTTGAAGAAATCACAACAAGTACCCCGGAAAAGTCTCTTACGGTTACATTAAAGAAAAACGCGGGAAGAAACGTTCGCGGTAAGATCACCGTAAGACACAGAGGCGGCGGCACAAGAGCTAAATACAGAATCATCGATTTCAAGAGAACGAAAGATGGTATCCCGGGAACGGTATCAACCATCGAATACGATCCAAACAGAAGCGCTAACATCGCACTGATCGTTTATGCTGACGGCGAAAAGAGATATATTATCGCACCGAACAAGCTGAAAGTCGGCGATGTGCTCGTATCAGGAGTTGATGCTGATATCAAGATAGGAAATGCACTTCCAGTGAAGAACATCCCTGTTGGTACCATCATCCACAACATCGAGCTCAAACCTGGAAAAGGCGGACAGATGGTTCGTTCTGCTGGAAACGGCGCTCAGCTCATGGCGAAAGAAGGCAACTACGCATCCGTAAGACTTCCTTCCGGAGAAGTGAGAAGAATCAGAATCGAGTGCAGAGCTACTATCGGCGAAGTTGGAAATCTGGATCACGAAAATATCAAGATCGGTAAAGCCGGAAGAAAAAGACATATGGGTATCAGACCTACTGTCAGAGGTTCCGTAATGAATCCGAACGACCATCCGCACGGTGGTGGAGAAGGAAAGACCGGTATTGGTAGAGTTAGCCCGGTTACTCCTTGGGGTAAGCCTGCTCTTGGATATAAGACAAGAAAGAAGAACAAACCGTCAAATCAATATATCGTAAAGAAACGTAACGAAAAATAG
- the rpsS gene encoding 30S ribosomal protein S19 — protein sequence MGRSLKKGPFVNEKLLKVIDGLNATNEKKVLKTWSRPSTIFPQMVGHTIAVHDGKKHVPVYITEDMVGHRLGEFAPTRNYRGHAADKSSKVKKK from the coding sequence ATGGGAAGATCACTAAAAAAAGGCCCTTTTGTAAATGAAAAGTTGCTCAAGGTCATTGATGGCTTGAACGCAACCAACGAAAAGAAAGTTCTGAAAACATGGTCAAGGCCATCAACTATATTCCCGCAGATGGTGGGACACACAATCGCGGTGCATGACGGAAAAAAGCACGTTCCGGTATATATCACTGAAGACATGGTTGGACACAGACTCGGAGAATTCGCTCCTACCAGAAACTACAGAGGTCATGCCGCAGACAAGTCTTCGAAAGTTAAGAAAAAATAA
- a CDS encoding 50S ribosomal protein L22, whose protein sequence is MEAKAVAKYVRMSPIKLKPVTDLVRGKNLGEALTILKFTPGKGAEIVEKVVKSAAANAENNFDMNVDKLYVAEVYAHQGPTMKRWRAGAQGRASVILKRSSHVGVTLKER, encoded by the coding sequence ATGGAAGCAAAAGCAGTTGCAAAATATGTAAGGATGTCTCCTATCAAGCTGAAGCCTGTTACCGATCTGGTAAGAGGAAAGAACTTAGGCGAGGCGCTGACCATATTAAAATTCACACCCGGAAAGGGCGCTGAAATCGTTGAGAAGGTTGTTAAATCAGCTGCAGCAAACGCTGAGAACAATTTCGACATGAACGTTGACAAGCTCTATGTAGCTGAAGTTTATGCCCACCAGGGACCCACAATGAAGAGATGGAGAGCCGGAGCGCAGGGCAGAGCATCCGTTATTCTAAAGAGAAGCAGCCACGTAGGCGTTACTTTAAAGGAAAGATAA
- the rpsC gene encoding 30S ribosomal protein S3, producing MGQKVSPHGLRVGIIKDWDSKWYADKKDFADYLVEDHKVREFVKKRLYAAGISKILIDRAANNQVKITVLTGKPGMVIGRSGNGIDELKAEVEKLTGKSTLINIVEIRRIELDAQLTAESIAQALEKRISFRRAMKQAIGRTMKANAKGVKVLVSGRLGGAEIARSEKYSEGNVPLHTLRANIDYGFAEANTTYGKIGVKVWINHGEILEKGLKSPIPEDKPERGGDRRRNDNRPRRDGDNRPRRDGDRPRRDDRNGPRGESRPEEKRAVNPRTRTPKPAAAPAPAPQEAQAEAPVAEATE from the coding sequence ATGGGTCAGAAAGTAAGTCCACATGGATTGAGAGTGGGCATTATAAAAGACTGGGATTCCAAATGGTATGCAGATAAAAAAGATTTCGCAGATTATCTCGTAGAAGACCATAAGGTCAGAGAATTTGTTAAGAAGAGACTCTATGCAGCCGGAATTTCAAAGATATTAATTGACAGAGCAGCAAACAATCAGGTTAAAATAACCGTTCTCACTGGGAAACCCGGTATGGTTATCGGCAGATCCGGCAATGGAATCGACGAGCTCAAGGCTGAGGTTGAAAAACTTACCGGCAAGAGCACGCTGATCAATATTGTAGAAATCAGAAGAATCGAGCTCGACGCACAGCTGACAGCTGAAAGCATCGCTCAGGCTCTGGAAAAGAGAATTTCCTTCAGAAGAGCTATGAAGCAGGCAATCGGAAGAACCATGAAAGCGAATGCCAAGGGAGTCAAGGTTCTTGTTTCCGGAAGATTAGGCGGCGCCGAAATCGCCAGAAGCGAAAAGTATAGCGAAGGAAATGTTCCGCTCCATACGCTGAGAGCCAATATAGATTATGGATTTGCTGAAGCAAATACAACCTATGGTAAAATTGGAGTTAAAGTCTGGATCAACCACGGCGAAATTCTTGAGAAGGGCCTGAAGAGTCCGATTCCTGAAGATAAGCCGGAAAGAGGCGGAGACAGAAGAAGAAACGATAATAGACCAAGAAGAGATGGTGACAACAGGCCAAGAAGAGATGGTGACAGGCCAAGAAGAGACGATAGAAATGGCCCAAGAGGTGAAAGCAGACCGGAAGAAAAGAGAGCTGTAAACCCAAGAACCAGAACTCCGAAGCCCGCAGCGGCACCTGCTCCCGCTCCACAGGAAGCACAGGCAGAAGCCCCAGTAGCTGAAGCAACAGAATAA